The Opisthocomus hoazin isolate bOpiHoa1 chromosome 20, bOpiHoa1.hap1, whole genome shotgun sequence genome window below encodes:
- the CHCT1 gene encoding CHD1 helical C-terminal domain containing protein 1, whose amino-acid sequence MEETGFEDEVDEAGATDSSRDSTASQTAEKDLAGTAKEAASVTGSKNAPPCKTPLICYADGLDRDTFKICKELLRPFKKSLRKLQLPQHVPTEKKLKYMKTSLTLIGDQIDLFLQRHCRPMEVTHWQKMFWRFVSLFSEMDERQLQKLYTYIKNNEMDKFLQLCCPSENPDSVPGLKEKKPKQLQNSWDLHRGETCRNTQVTETVTTNTPAKSPPCSKNDR is encoded by the exons ATGGAAGAGACGGGCTTTGAGGATGAAGTGGACGAAGCCGGGGCAACggacagcagcagggacagcacagccagccag ACCGCAGAGAAGGATCTGGCTGGCACAGCAAAGGAGGCAGCGTCTGTAACGGGCAGCAAGAATGCTCCACCATGCAAGACCCCGCTCATCTGCTATGCAGACGGCCTTGATCGGGACACCTTTAAAATT TGCAAGGAGCTTTTGAGACCCTTCAAGAAGTCACTTAGGAAACTGCAATTGCCCCAGCATGTCCCCACAGAGAAAAAACTGAAGTACATGAAGACAAGTTTGACCCTAATTGGGGACCAGATCGATCTGTTTCTCCAGCGGCACTGCAGACCCATGGAAGTCACGCACTGGCAGAA GATGTTCTGGCGGTTCGTCTCCCTCTTCTCAGAGATGGATGAAAGGCAACTGCAGAAGCTGTATACGTACATCAAGAACAATGAAATGGATAAGTTTCTG caattatgCTGTCCTTCAGAAAacccagattcagttccaggacTCAAAGAAAAGAAACCGAAGCAGCTTCAGAACAGTTGGGATCTCCACAGAGGTGAGACCTGCAGGAACACCCAGGTCACAGAGACAGTCACTACCAACACCCCTGCCAAGTCACCGCCCTGCAGCAAGAATGACAGATGA
- the APPBP2 gene encoding amyloid protein-binding protein 2 — translation MAAVELEWVPETLYNTAISAVVDSYGRARRRDIRSLPENIQFDVYYKLYQQGRLCQLGSEFCELEVFAKVLRALDKRHLLHHCFQALMDHGVKVASVLAYSFSRRCSYIAESDSAVKEKAIQIGFVLGGFLSDAGWYSDAEKVFLSCLQLCTLHDEILHWFRAVECCVRLLHVRNGNCKYHLGEETFKLAQSYMDKLAKHGQQANKAALYGELCALLFAKSHYDEAYKWCIEAMKEITVGLPVKVVVDVLRQASKACVVKREFKKAEQLIKHAVYLAREHFGAKHPKYSDTLLDYGFYLLNVDNICQSVAIYQTALDIRQSVFGGKNIHVATAHEDLAYSSYVHQYSSGKFDNALFHAERAIGIITHILPEDHLLLASSKRVKALILEEIAIDCHNKETEQRLLQEAHDLHLSSLQLAKKAFGEFNVQTAKHYGNLGRLYQSMRKFKEAEEMHIKAIQIKEQLLGQEDYEVALSVGHLASLYNYDMNQYENAEKLYLRSIAIGKKLFGEGYSGLEYDYRGLIKLYNSIGNYEKVFEYHNVLANWNRLRDRQFSVTDALEDVSTSPQSTEEVVQSFLMSQNVDGQSS, via the exons ctttACCAGCAGGGCCGCTTATGCCAGCTGGGTAGTGAATTTTGTGAACTAGAAGTTTTTGCAAAGGTGCTACGAGCTTTAGATAAAAG acATCTGCTTCATCACTGTTTCCAGGCTTTGATGGACCATGGAGTAAAAGTTGCTTCTGTACTGGCCTATTCTTTCAGTAGACGCTGCTCCTACATCGCAGAATCGGATTCtgctgtaaaagaaaaagcaatccaGATCGGTTTTGTTTTAG GAGGGTTCCTATCGGATGCAGGCTGGTACAGTGATGCTGAGAAGGTATTTCTTTCCTGCCTTCAGTTATGCACCCTTCATGATGAAATCCTGCATTGGTTTCGTGCCGTAGAATGTTGTGTAAG GTTGCTGCATGTTCGAAATGGTAACTGTAAATatcacttgggagaagaaacgTTCAAGCTGGCTCAGTCTTACATGGACAAACTGGCCAAGCACGGTCAGCAAGCGAACAAGGCAGCGCTCTACGGGGAGCTGTGCGCGCTGCTCTTTGCCAAGAGCCACTACGATGAG GCTTATAAATGGTGTATAGAAGCTATGAAGGAGATCACCGTTGGCCTGCCTGTCAAAGTAGTAGTGGATGTTTTACGACAAGCTTCGAAG GCTTGTGTTGTAAAACGTGAGTTTAAGAAGGCTGAGCAGCTGATAAAGCATGCGGTATACCTTGCCCG GGAGCATTTTGGAGCCAAGCACCCCAAATATTCCGATACGCTACTAGACTACGGATTTTACTTGCTCAACGTAGACAATATATGCCAATCTGTTGCAATCTATCAG ACAGCTCTTGATATCCGGCAGTCGGTATTCGGAGGTAAAAACATTCATGTAGCTACAGCTCACGAAGACTTGGCTTACTCTTCGTACGTTCACCAGTACAGCTCTGGAAAATTCGACAATGCACT GTTCCATGCTGAACGTGCTATTGGCATTATAACTCACATTCTTCCGGAAGACCACCTTCTCTTGGCTTCTTCAAAGCGAGTTAAAG CACTTATCCTGGAGGAGATTGCGATAGACTGTCACAACAAGGAGACTGAGCAGAGGTTACTTCAAGAAGCTCACGACTTACATCTGTCCTCACTGCAGTTAGCTAAAAAAGCCTTCGGGGAGTTTAATGTGCAAACAGCAAAACACTATGGCAACCTTGGAAGACTGTACCAGTCCATGAGAAAGTTTAAG GAAGCAGAAGAAATGCACATCAAGGCAATTCAGATTAAGGAGCAGCTTCTGGGTCAAGAGGATTATGAAGTCGCGCTGTCCGTGGGTCATCTAGCTTCTCTCTATAACTACGATATGAATCAATATGAAAATGCTGAGAAGCTTTATTTGAGATCCATAGCGATTG GAAAGAAGCTGTTTGGTGAAGGATACAGTGGACTTGAATATGATTACAGAGGTCTCATTAAACTGTACAATTCCATTGGCAATTACGAGAAAGTTTTTGAATACCACAACGTTTTGGCCAATTGGAACCGGTTGCGGGATCGGCAGTTCTCCGTCACAGATGCTCTGGAGGACGTAAGCACCAGCCCTCAATCCACTGAAGAAGTGGTCCAGTCTTTTCTGATGTCTCAGAACGTTGACGGACAGAGTAGCTAA